Part of the Anopheles coluzzii chromosome 3, AcolN3, whole genome shotgun sequence genome is shown below.
acattcgacaattgatgtgtcaaattagtTCAATAAACTCGaggaactgtcaaatttagaaaactgcGTATCCACGATTCCACGCATACGAGCTACCGCGTATATCGGGGACTATCTGTACAGTTTAAATTCACTGAATTATTAATGAACAATTGAAGCATTAAATTTGAAAAGCGGATTTTGCATCTTGTCAAGGCTTTTACTTCGTTAGCCTGTACGTCTCCACAGTTTTGTTGTAATATGTTAGTTAAAAGATTCATtgacaaataatttaaattgatatttttcGGACATCTAATTCCACAAAGCGACTTAGCGGACAAAGCGGACTTAGATTGACCCTTAGATGTTTTCAATAAGCGTTAgttaaaaatgtcaaaaaagaGAATATGTACCAATACCAGGTTCTATGAACCAATATCAACAACAATCAATAGCAATCTTCAGCACATGCCCAACActcgatttaaaaaaatgacgTATTTATGTATTATTTGTGCTTGCCCTCGGTTTAGAAAAAAGTGCTTACCTTTAGGGTGTAGTCTCGCCGGATTGAACCACGTATCTGTAACAATACAAGTAACAAAGAATGTTATTGGTTTGATACAAATTAATTATTCGATATCTCATGATGTGATAGTTATTAACAATTTTAAGCTATCATTACGTACATGGATTCATCACACTGCAAATAAAAAGGGCTTTAGAAGATTGACTGCTTTCTTCCATTTGCTTGCTTATGCGTGAATggcaaaatttaattttacgtTTCGAAGTGCTTAATTCAGATGAGTCACACTTGATATCAAGGACAACTGCAGACAAAAGTTTCGGTCAACTTAACCTAGCAAATAgttattttatcacttttagaGCGTGTGTCTCTCTAtgcaataattttaatcaaatatCGATTTTTACATTTCCCTTTGTGTGCATGCGAAATAAAACTCATCCGCCCGTTCACTGTTGCACAAATACTACTGACCGAATCTAGGATACGTTTTCCATGAATCCCTTGCTTTGCAAAAGATAATGCGCAATCACCAGCACTGCGCATGCCCGAACTGTAGGCTCGAGCTTTTTCCCACGGTACCGGCATGCTAGTGTTAGAAGACGCAtgatgtgtgtggttttttttttttttttgctaaattttTCTATTACTCACCCAGCCCGTAATCCTTAAACATTTGTTCAATCTTTATGCATTCCTCGGAAGATGTTGCGCAAGTAACGGTGGCTGCTACTGGCTCAGTAGTGTTGTTTTCTGTAGTACCATTCTTTTCTTCAAGTGGTGGTTTCATCTCTGGAACTGGAACTTCATCCGAAGACGGTGCAGAAGGAGCAACAGTAGCAGCTGACTCCTCGAACAAGGATGGCTTTTCTTCTACTTGCGGTCGTATGCTTGCATACGGATTCATGTAGTCACTTTCAACCTCATCCATGAGGTCAGCATTCGATGACTCATTGGCCGCCTTTCGCGGAGGTGCCGAAATTTGATCCACTACCGAAAATGGTTCGTCCTTATCATTTAACATTTCATCTTTGTATGTACTCTGGATCATAGGCATACACTCATCGAAAACATCACCATCTTTTGCTTTAACTTCTGGTTCGGTGTTACTGGAAAACATGATTTCCTCACGATTCTCTTCCATGCCAAATTTGTTGTTCAATGTACTCTCTGTGCCAAGAGTGGAACCAATATTTTCGAAGCTCAAATCTAGTAGAGAATTGTCACTCTTATCCTGGAAATTATCCATGGTTAAACTTTGCATATTTCTTGCTACCGTGTTCGATTCCAACTGTTCGTTCGTTCAGCAAGTAGCTCTGCTGGCTCAGGATACCAATTTTGCAAAGCTTCTCGGGGTGGAGGTGGAGCATGCGTATTACGATACTTTCAGATGTTTCAGTTGTCAAATAAATGAAGGAAGCATGAAGCTTTGTCCGTTTTGAATGTTCATCATAACAAATAGCAAGTAGCTAAAGAGGTGCTGAAAAATTGTAACAATTAAAGTTTCTATAATTACTGCGATTTAATTGAAAGAAAAACGTTTTTCAAGACTTTTTGTTATCtcgaaaaaaaatcgttgtcgATATAGGACTTGCTAATCTCTTTGCCTTGCATATGCATGGCTCGGCCCAAAACAGCTTGAAACCAGCAGCGTGGAGTCAGAATAACGTATGACTTGAAGAGTTGTTTCACACCGGACGAACATGGCAGAGTGTTCGTGTCTTTTTCATAACATTGAGCTACAGCTGGACTGAGCTATGTTCGTCGAGCGCGTGCACTGTCAAGTTCGTCCAGTGTGAAACGGCTCGAGCGATTTTGTTGATCCAAGGAATGGTCCGACCTGACTACGCActcttttcatttgtttgcgtgtgtgtgttttcggcGAACAACCTACTTGATACAGGGTTAGAAACTTAGTTGATATTATGCGACCAATCCATTATAATCACCATTTAATtgcgtttttcattcatttgctAGTTCAGTTTATGTGTCAGTACGTTTAGTGTaacacaaatttaaatttactaGAATATTATAAACCACTGTTCTACCAAGGAAAGGAATTACATACGGTTTAGTGTAGAGTAAAACATGCTTACAAACCCTGCATTACGAACCACGCACTAATACTAACACACAACGACACATTCGCAATGTGAAAGAGCCGAGATTACAGAGATATTGGTCGCACCACCGTGTTTGACATTTTATAATTCAGTTCAGGTGCCGTGCGGTAAAAGTTAAGTTCGTGTTTGAAACGCGTCGTACAGGCGAATTATTGGTCTGTTATCTATTATGACTA
Proteins encoded:
- the LOC120955923 gene encoding reticulon-3 isoform X1, producing MQSLTMDNFQDKSDNSLLDLSFENIGSTLGTESTLNNKFGMEENREEIMFSSNTEPEVKAKDGDVFDECMPMIQSTYKDEMLNDKDEPFSVVDQISAPPRKAANESSNADLMDEVESDYMNPYASIRPQVEEKPSLFEESAATVAPSAPSSDEVPVPEMKPPLEEKNGTTENNTTEPVAATVTCATSSEECIKIEQMFKDYGLDTWFNPARLHPKVESLIYWRDVKKSAVVFGGGLAILLAMSLFSLISVFSYLSLLLLFGTISFRIYKNVLQAVQKTSEGHPFKDYLELDLTLSQEKVQQLATVAVAHVNALVTGLRRLFLVEDLVDSIKFGVLLYWLTYVGALFNGMTCVMIGFVALFTLPKVYENNKQSIDTHLEMVRSKIQEITEKVKAAVPLGKKTETEKTK